A single window of Cellulomonas sp. NTE-D12 DNA harbors:
- a CDS encoding TetR/AcrR family transcriptional regulator → MAPQMTRLRADAQENRDRILAAAAELFAERGLQVGMREVARRAGVGPATLYRRFPTRQALVDEAFSAEVDACRRIVEDGCAQADPWAGLTEALRGLLVLNVRNRGFVDALLSTMPTGALAQHRRELLALLDGLAARARDAGRLRADFVIDDLVLVLSAGRGLAAGRRELRSSAAHRFADLAIDALRADAGGPR, encoded by the coding sequence ATGGCCCCGCAGATGACCCGGCTCCGCGCGGATGCGCAGGAGAACCGAGACCGCATCCTCGCCGCGGCCGCCGAGCTGTTCGCGGAGCGGGGCCTGCAGGTCGGGATGCGCGAGGTCGCGCGCCGGGCAGGCGTCGGGCCCGCGACGTTGTACCGGCGGTTCCCGACGCGCCAGGCGCTGGTGGACGAGGCCTTCTCGGCGGAGGTCGACGCGTGCCGACGCATCGTCGAGGACGGCTGCGCTCAGGCGGACCCGTGGGCGGGTCTCACCGAGGCGCTGCGGGGCCTGCTGGTGCTGAACGTGCGGAACCGGGGGTTCGTCGACGCCTTGCTGTCCACCATGCCGACAGGGGCGCTCGCGCAGCATCGTCGTGAGCTGCTCGCCCTGCTCGACGGTCTCGCGGCACGCGCCCGTGATGCCGGTCGGCTCCGGGCGGACTTCGTCATCGACGACCTGGTGCTGGTCCTGTCCGCCGGCCGGGGACTGGCTGCCGGGCGCCGCGAGCTGCGCTCGTCCGCCGCGCACCGCTTCGCCGACCTGGCGATCGACGCCCTCCGTGCCGACGCGGGAGGGCCCCGCTGA
- a CDS encoding MarR family transcriptional regulator produces the protein MVRSATEEALLEAARGLMRISLHAADGVGDVSVVQLRALTVLDHLGQANLGDLADHMGVTPSTTSRLVDRLAVAGLVERATAEHSRREVTLRLTTHGRATLQRYDDLRLAALHGLLATLPDPEREVALRGLLALGSGAAAVGRS, from the coding sequence ATGGTGCGCAGCGCGACCGAGGAGGCGCTCCTCGAAGCGGCCCGCGGCCTGATGCGCATCTCGCTGCACGCCGCCGACGGCGTCGGGGACGTGTCCGTTGTCCAGCTGCGCGCCCTGACGGTCCTCGACCACCTGGGCCAGGCGAACCTCGGCGACCTCGCCGACCACATGGGCGTCACCCCGTCCACCACCAGCCGTCTGGTCGATCGGCTGGCCGTCGCCGGTCTGGTGGAGCGGGCGACGGCCGAGCACAGCCGCCGGGAGGTCACGCTGCGCCTGACGACCCACGGCCGCGCGACGCTGCAGCGCTACGACGACCTGCGCCTGGCGGCGCTGCACGGGCTGCTCGCCACCCTCCCGGACCCGGAGCGTGAGGTGGCGCTACGAGGACTGCTCGCGCTCGGTTCCGGCGCGGCCGCCGTCGGTCGGAGCTGA